Proteins from one Triticum aestivum cultivar Chinese Spring chromosome 7A, IWGSC CS RefSeq v2.1, whole genome shotgun sequence genomic window:
- the LOC123148373 gene encoding uncharacterized protein: protein MVKTPNSTPKAKAKAASSGAGAARPSPASASGSGSAKASKFKKRKAIGAGAKVAATAVAAADGSTSAGPAPVQKPSTPSGASPAASLKPAAVAEGSSAAQVPAPKPDTAEEASASTPKPKPKPKPADAAAATSNGVGASGSSGGGKKKKKGHKERLMAWKGKGKQEEAQGNKKEMRKEEGEQGNKKGMGKEEGAQGNKKGMWKEEGSKKEGGGDGRAGGLIFMCNAQTKPECFQNRVFGMPMGKKEMVEKVRPGTKVFLYDFDLRLLYGVYKATSKGGINLVRNAFNGKFPAQVKFTTDKDCLPLPESTFKHAIKENYSASRKFDPEITSTQVRRLMALFKPITVYQSAPRSNLDGRYRDEERRHQHEDRPHPLHVEDRRPQVVVHVPPPEDSYRATHFAPFPTEPRPGQFLVNVQDEHRYYQQAPPAPESQHIPLAPEARHVPLATGPHYAPSVPEPRHVPPAYYHHLAPSSDDSYYRSRVDPVHERIAARTPPRDYAAQLGELSARADHMSELYRTTVRDARLEDPYRPGELAARGARVEELYRPGEIASCGDRVADLYQDLYRSAEVPSRGARMEDLYRPGEVAARDVRMEDPYRQGGIDARGSYGGLYRSDQLNARAVDLPHSYQTSNPAYAEASQRPVPTARANGPGVPVSSLYSFAGAPAYR, encoded by the exons ATGGTGAAGACCCCCAATAGCACCCCCAAGGCCAAGGCCAAGGcggcctcctccggcgccggcgccgccaggCCGTCCCCGGCGAGCGCTTCCGGCTCTGGTTCGGCGAAGGCGTCGAAGTTTAAGAAACGGAAAGCCATTGGCGCCGGCGCAAAGGTCGCGGCCACTGCTGTGGCAGCGGCCGATGGGTCCACCTCCGCGGGCCCTGCGCCTGTGCAGAAACCGTCCACTCCTTCTGGAGCATCGCCTGCGGCATCTTTGAAGCCAGCCGCCGTAGCTGAAGGATCATCTGCTGCCCAGGTACCGGCACCAAAGCCAGACACCGCTGAAGAAGCATCAGCGTCgactccaaagccaaagccaaagccaaagccgGCTGATGCTGCAGCTGCTACCAGCAATGGGGTGGGTGCTAGCGGTAGTAGTGGTggtggcaagaagaagaagaaggggcatAAGGAGAGGCTTATGGCTTGGAAGGGAAAGGGGAAGCAGGAGGAGGCGCAGGGGAATAAGAaggagatgaggaaggaggagggggagcaGGGGAATAAGAAGGGGATggggaaggaggagggggcgcAGGGGAATAAGAaggggatgtggaaggaggaggggtcCAAGAAAGAAGGGGGTGGTGATGGCAGGGCAGGAGGGCTTATCTTCATGTGCAATGCACAGACTAAGCCGGAGTGCTTCCAGAACCGCGTGTTTGGTATGCCCATGGGGAagaaggagatggtggagaagGTCCGACCAGGGACAAAGGTATTCCTGTATGATTTTGACTTGAGGCTGCTATATGGAGTGTACAAGGCGACATCAAAGGGCGGGATAAACCTTGTCAGAAATGCTTTTAACGGGAAGTTTCCTGCTCAG GTGAAATTTACGACTGATAAAGATTGCCTTCCTCTTCCTGAGAGTactttcaagcatgccatcaaagagAACTACAGTGCAAGCCGCAAATTTGACCCTGAGATCACTTCTACACAA GTTCGTAGGCTGATGGCTCTATTCAAGCCTATCACTGTATATCAATCAGCTCCAAGGAGTAATCTAGATGGAAGGTACCGCGATGAAGAAAGAAGGCATCAACATGAAGATAGGCCACATCCATTGCATGTTGAAGACAGGCGCCCGCAGGTGGTTGTACATGTTCCTCCTCCTGAGGACTCATACAGGGCAACACACTTTGCTCCATTTCCTACCGAGCCCCGACCTGGTCAATTTTTGGTTAATGTCCAGGATGAGCACAGATATTATCAACAAGCACCTCCTGCACCTGAGTCTCAACACATTCCTCTTGCCCCAGAGGCTCGCCATGTTCCTCTTGCCACAGGGCCTCACTATGCGCCTTCTGTACCAGAGCCTCGGCATGTCCCACCAGCATATTACCACCATTTGGCTCCTTCATCTGATGATTCTTACTACCGTTCTCGAGTGGATCCAGTGCATGAGCG CATTGCTGCCAGAACACCTCCAAGGGATTACGCAGCACAGCTTGGGGAGTTGTCTGCTCGTGCTGACCATATGTCGGAGCTCTACCGGACCACTGTTCGTGATGCTCGCCTGGAGGATCCTTACCGCCCAGGAGAGCTTGCTGCCCGTGGTGCTCGTGTGGAGGAACTCTACCGCCCAGGAGAGATTGCTTCTTGTGGTGATCGTGTGGCGGATCTCTACCAGGATCTCTACCGCTCTGCAGAGGTTCCTTCTCGTGGTGCTCGTATGGAGGATCTCTACCGTCCAGGAGAGGTTGCTGCTCGCGATGTTCGTATGGAGGATCCCTACCGTCAAGGAGGGATAGATGCTCGTGGTTCTTATGGGGGGCTCTACCGTTCGGACCAGCTAAATGCTCGTGCCGTGGATCTCCCACATTCTTATCAGACCTCCAACCCTGCTTATGCTGAAGCCAGTCAGAGACCTGTCCCTACAGCAAGGGCCAACGGACCAGGTGTGCCGGTTTCCTCACTCTATTCCTTCGCCGGAGCGCCAGCATATCGATGA